The Burkholderia contaminans genome has a segment encoding these proteins:
- a CDS encoding DUF3717 domain-containing protein — MNSTTVLHIEQIERAINIWRARQPSVDGDPILCREARILAEPYALMIVNRATQIDAAHLSDTQRAAFDGAFSK; from the coding sequence ATGAACAGCACAACAGTTTTGCATATCGAGCAGATCGAGCGCGCGATCAACATTTGGCGCGCACGCCAACCGAGCGTAGACGGTGATCCAATCCTGTGCCGCGAAGCGCGGATTCTTGCCGAACCCTACGCGCTGATGATCGTGAACCGCGCGACGCAGATCGACGCGGCGCACTTGTCGGACACGCAACGCGCCGCGTTCGACGGCGCGTTTTCGAAATAA
- a CDS encoding type II toxin-antitoxin system RelE/ParE family toxin, whose amino-acid sequence MRIEQTDDFAKWLRGLRDHIARAQIAKRIQRLARGQYGDMKPVGAGVSEMRVHVGPGYRVYFVQRGSTLVVLLCGGDKSTQQRDIERAIALSAQLGD is encoded by the coding sequence ATGAGAATCGAGCAGACAGACGACTTCGCGAAATGGTTGCGCGGCCTACGCGATCACATCGCGCGCGCGCAGATCGCCAAGCGGATTCAACGGCTCGCGCGCGGCCAATATGGGGACATGAAGCCGGTGGGTGCCGGAGTGAGCGAAATGCGCGTGCACGTCGGCCCCGGCTATCGCGTCTACTTTGTCCAACGAGGCTCAACGCTCGTCGTCCTGCTATGCGGTGGCGACAAGTCAACGCAGCAGCGCGACATTGAGCGTGCTATCGCGCTTTCGGCGCAATTGGGAGATTGA
- a CDS encoding addiction module antidote protein, giving the protein MGIKTTPFDAAEYLDTPEAQAEYLRISFETGDSADIQEAIGTVARARGMTQIARDAGVGRESLYKALDEHGNPEFATILRVVRALGLTLTVTTPVHEHA; this is encoded by the coding sequence ATGGGTATCAAGACAACGCCGTTCGATGCGGCCGAATACCTCGACACGCCCGAGGCGCAGGCCGAATATCTGCGGATTTCGTTCGAGACCGGCGATTCCGCCGACATTCAGGAAGCCATCGGCACCGTGGCGCGTGCGCGTGGCATGACGCAGATTGCGCGCGACGCGGGCGTCGGCCGCGAAAGCCTCTACAAAGCGCTGGACGAGCACGGCAACCCGGAATTCGCGACGATCCTGCGTGTTGTGCGCGCGCTCGGCCTCACGTTGACCGTGACGACGCCCGTACACGAGCACGCCTGA
- a CDS encoding type IV secretion system DNA-binding domain-containing protein, giving the protein MADQRSPSGLATFSRGTALWWQQAKLLTSAIVAVVVAAILVGALAGGAYVYFVTSAETRYLTIKHLEAEILTVVPMANPNVSFHLGNDDTALPPAAARSFTEDAADEFFVYARNAAVYAVLTAIAVTFLSVLFWMEYGRGKLTDKQVRGAKLVKAKELIKELEARDDASPYRIAGVPMRKKAEVLGTLFSGAQGSGKSQQFFALMDQVRARKKRAIVYDPSGEFTAAYYREGKDVILNPLDARSPNWNAWREIQSEIHYDGLAEGLIPIPPNVADPFFAIAGRMVFKGAIRALGGDNKRTNAALYKAIAHSNLEELHAILANESAATYVDPVTERTGMSLKMTVQNQLDCFRYLHDEGEPFSIREWIQNEDEDDDSWLFISVNEEQKTALLPLISLWCDIAIRSLLTLKPIHRERLWYFYDELPTLQKLEIMKLAVTNIRKYGGCFVLGIQDFSQLFQIYGEHLARTIISGCQTKLLLRVTDGDAAKALANAIGQADLDEKEESLNLGIDERRDGMSVFARRNLRDLVLSSEILHLPDMQGYLVTPSDYPVARVKYEYVPHPQTVTPFIPRQTYDLWLPAGAVADRPAAPERSGSDPSLSHSPSPNPSGAPTTAAEDSATNAAAAGPAVGASAPNTPRSVVQPSNVISLSTGEIVDGDTGEVHDTSASREPGAGERPTGRAGLGDLLG; this is encoded by the coding sequence ATGGCTGATCAACGCTCACCCAGCGGACTCGCCACCTTTTCACGAGGAACTGCCCTCTGGTGGCAACAGGCAAAGCTTCTCACCAGTGCGATCGTGGCGGTTGTCGTCGCGGCAATTCTCGTCGGTGCGCTGGCCGGCGGTGCATACGTGTACTTCGTCACGTCGGCCGAAACTCGCTATTTGACGATCAAGCACCTTGAGGCGGAAATCCTCACCGTCGTTCCGATGGCGAATCCGAACGTCTCGTTCCATCTCGGCAACGACGACACGGCACTGCCGCCCGCTGCGGCGCGGTCGTTTACCGAGGATGCGGCCGACGAGTTCTTCGTCTATGCGCGCAATGCTGCCGTGTACGCTGTTCTAACGGCGATTGCCGTCACGTTCCTTTCCGTCCTGTTTTGGATGGAGTACGGCCGCGGAAAACTTACCGACAAGCAGGTGCGCGGTGCCAAGCTCGTCAAAGCAAAGGAGCTCATCAAGGAACTGGAGGCTCGAGACGACGCGAGCCCCTATCGCATCGCCGGCGTGCCGATGCGGAAGAAGGCCGAAGTGCTCGGCACACTCTTTTCTGGTGCCCAAGGCAGTGGCAAGTCCCAGCAGTTTTTTGCGCTGATGGATCAGGTGCGCGCCCGCAAAAAACGGGCGATCGTCTATGACCCATCAGGTGAATTCACCGCTGCGTATTATCGCGAAGGGAAGGACGTCATCCTGAATCCCCTCGACGCGCGTAGCCCGAACTGGAATGCCTGGCGCGAAATCCAAAGCGAGATCCATTACGACGGGCTGGCTGAGGGGCTCATTCCGATTCCGCCGAATGTCGCCGACCCATTCTTCGCGATTGCGGGGCGCATGGTTTTCAAGGGAGCGATTCGTGCGCTTGGCGGCGACAACAAACGAACCAACGCAGCGCTGTACAAGGCCATCGCCCATAGCAATCTCGAGGAATTGCACGCGATCCTAGCGAACGAGTCCGCGGCGACCTACGTCGATCCAGTCACTGAGCGTACGGGCATGAGCCTTAAGATGACCGTGCAGAACCAGCTCGATTGCTTTCGTTACCTGCACGACGAAGGCGAGCCATTTTCGATCCGAGAATGGATCCAGAATGAGGATGAAGACGACGATTCCTGGCTGTTCATTTCCGTCAACGAGGAGCAGAAAACCGCCCTGCTTCCGCTGATCAGCCTCTGGTGTGATATCGCCATCCGCTCGCTGCTGACACTCAAGCCGATTCATCGCGAACGTCTCTGGTACTTCTATGACGAGCTCCCCACTCTGCAAAAGCTCGAGATCATGAAGCTCGCCGTTACCAACATTCGGAAGTACGGCGGTTGCTTCGTGCTCGGCATCCAGGACTTTTCCCAACTCTTCCAGATCTACGGCGAGCACTTGGCGCGCACGATCATCTCCGGATGCCAGACCAAGCTCCTGTTGCGCGTGACCGATGGTGACGCGGCCAAGGCATTGGCCAACGCGATCGGTCAGGCCGACCTCGACGAAAAGGAAGAAAGCCTGAATCTCGGCATCGACGAGCGGCGCGACGGCATGAGCGTTTTTGCGCGACGCAATCTCCGCGATCTCGTCCTCTCATCCGAAATCCTGCACCTGCCCGACATGCAGGGCTATCTGGTCACACCGAGCGACTATCCGGTTGCTCGGGTCAAGTACGAATACGTCCCCCATCCCCAAACGGTGACGCCCTTCATCCCGCGCCAAACGTACGATCTCTGGCTTCCGGCAGGCGCTGTAGCTGACCGTCCGGCTGCGCCGGAGAGATCCGGCAGCGACCCGTCCCTGTCCCACTCCCCGTCACCCAATCCTTCCGGCGCACCGACCACGGCCGCCGAGGATTCGGCGACCAACGCCGCTGCGGCCGGCCCGGCTGTCGGTGCCTCCGCGCCGAACACTCCTCGTTCCGTAGTACAGCCGTCCAACGTGATCTCGCTGTCGACCGGCGAAATCGTCGACGGTGACACCGGCGAGGTTCACGATACGTCGGCTTCCCGCGAGCCAGGCGCCGGCGAACGGCCCACCGGCCGCGCCGGCCTCGGTGACCTGTTGGGGTGA
- the mobF gene encoding MobF family relaxase has translation MMSMHNVGSASQALHYFSKDNYYTTDQGLEHSAWFGKGAATLGLNGQVDRNVFFKLLSGQVGDQQLGRVVLDENGEPEVVHRPGIDLTFSAPKSVSIAAEVFEDREVRLAHEEAVKEALEYVEAYVAQARKTVDGETLVEPTGNVVAALFRHNTSRDLDPDTHTHALVMNATQRADGEWRSLTNDELYVQQKVIGAIYTSSLARGLQKRGYAITAPDENGNFELVGVTREQIEHFSQRSAARDRWLRANGIDPANATAAEKERAVLATRERKVGVDHEALSVQWRERAQAVDLDYSVIQQKAREAREAGTDARVVKLSGIEALRFAASHLGEREIVLNQYDLVQTALEHAVGRTSPNQILDAYKKLVHQGKIVDLPDGNITTEKMLNTERWTVENALAQRDATPAIAPAELVRSRIEQAIATARAERNDSTFDYTPGQRGAIEHALTSRDRIVAVQGLAGVGKTTMVKGTVQVAHEQGWLVRGMAATGQAAKQLENDSGIQADTVTMFEIHEQRRQDDLKVLREYVPDLSRERELWLVDESSFLAQRQMARLFKMAERADAKVILLGDRLQLQAIEAGKPFEILQDEGVTTAQMTQIQRQKNPELQQAVAITVGTADLAPDEPLTDLNLARNARAFDFLERAGRVTEHEDPRDLIDLLARQYVDRGPRRNQTIIITPFNEDRVEINNAVRAELQERGDLDVNDSAHTIFRSDGDLTRAKQKEAQYYTKDMTVRFGRDYQKILASRGEYMGVVGTRPDEGIVVLRKSDGSLMEWEPKKYNRVEVYLSETRNLAARDVIRFTRGDELVKNGHEATVVSVNENQAVLRLADGKEIPWDLDAQRHWDHAYAVTVHAGQGATREQAMLHIPSHKMERDPEDARRQSDVAMTVRRIFGDRSFYVGLTRAVEDLQIFTTDAILARAAVSRHQDKSSAIETLREHELAEQANTQPQRQRRQQAAQQMQIEPD, from the coding sequence ATGATGAGCATGCACAATGTCGGCAGCGCCAGCCAAGCGCTCCACTATTTTTCGAAAGACAACTACTACACCACCGATCAGGGACTCGAACATTCCGCCTGGTTCGGCAAGGGGGCGGCCACCCTCGGTCTGAACGGGCAAGTCGATCGGAACGTGTTTTTCAAACTGCTGTCTGGGCAGGTCGGCGATCAGCAACTCGGTCGCGTCGTCTTGGACGAGAATGGCGAGCCCGAGGTCGTGCATCGGCCCGGCATCGATTTGACGTTTTCGGCACCGAAAAGCGTCAGTATCGCTGCCGAAGTTTTCGAAGATCGCGAGGTCCGTCTCGCCCACGAGGAAGCCGTCAAGGAGGCGCTCGAGTACGTCGAGGCGTATGTGGCGCAGGCCCGCAAAACGGTCGATGGCGAGACGCTGGTCGAGCCGACCGGCAATGTAGTAGCCGCCCTCTTTCGACACAACACGAGCCGAGATCTCGACCCCGATACGCATACCCACGCCCTGGTCATGAACGCGACCCAACGCGCCGATGGCGAATGGCGATCGCTCACCAATGACGAGTTGTACGTGCAGCAGAAGGTGATCGGGGCAATCTACACGTCCTCGCTCGCGCGCGGGTTGCAGAAGCGCGGCTATGCCATCACGGCACCCGACGAGAACGGGAATTTCGAACTGGTCGGCGTCACGCGGGAGCAAATTGAACACTTCAGCCAGCGCTCGGCAGCGCGCGATCGATGGCTGCGGGCCAACGGAATCGATCCTGCAAACGCCACGGCCGCCGAGAAGGAGCGTGCCGTGCTCGCGACCCGCGAACGCAAGGTCGGCGTCGACCATGAGGCCTTGTCGGTTCAATGGCGTGAGCGCGCACAAGCAGTCGACCTCGACTACAGCGTCATCCAGCAGAAGGCACGGGAGGCGCGGGAAGCGGGAACGGATGCACGGGTCGTCAAGTTGTCCGGTATTGAAGCCCTACGGTTCGCTGCGTCTCACCTCGGTGAGCGCGAAATCGTGCTGAACCAATATGACCTCGTCCAGACCGCGCTCGAACATGCGGTCGGCCGAACGTCTCCGAATCAGATTCTCGATGCCTACAAAAAGCTGGTCCATCAAGGCAAGATCGTCGACCTTCCGGACGGCAACATTACCACCGAGAAGATGCTCAACACGGAGCGCTGGACGGTCGAGAACGCGCTCGCGCAGCGAGATGCGACGCCGGCGATCGCGCCTGCCGAATTAGTCCGGTCCAGAATCGAACAGGCCATCGCCACCGCGCGTGCGGAGCGGAACGATTCCACCTTCGACTACACCCCCGGCCAGCGAGGCGCGATCGAGCATGCGCTGACGAGCAGAGACCGGATCGTCGCGGTGCAGGGGCTCGCCGGCGTGGGCAAAACCACGATGGTCAAGGGAACAGTCCAGGTCGCGCACGAGCAGGGTTGGCTTGTACGAGGGATGGCCGCAACCGGGCAGGCTGCCAAGCAGCTCGAGAACGACTCCGGTATCCAGGCCGATACGGTTACGATGTTCGAGATTCATGAGCAGCGGCGCCAGGATGATTTGAAGGTCCTGCGCGAGTATGTGCCGGACCTATCACGAGAGCGCGAGCTCTGGCTCGTCGACGAGTCATCGTTCCTCGCCCAACGGCAAATGGCTCGCCTATTTAAGATGGCGGAACGAGCGGATGCGAAGGTCATCCTCCTTGGCGACCGCCTCCAGCTGCAGGCCATCGAGGCGGGCAAACCGTTTGAGATCCTGCAGGACGAGGGCGTGACCACCGCTCAGATGACCCAGATCCAGCGCCAGAAGAATCCCGAGTTGCAGCAGGCAGTCGCGATCACCGTGGGCACCGCCGACCTTGCACCGGATGAGCCCCTCACCGACCTGAACCTCGCACGTAACGCTCGCGCCTTCGACTTTCTCGAGCGAGCTGGGCGCGTGACGGAACACGAGGATCCGCGAGACCTGATCGACCTGTTGGCGCGCCAGTACGTCGACCGGGGACCACGAAGAAATCAGACGATCATCATCACCCCGTTTAACGAGGACCGCGTCGAAATCAACAATGCGGTTCGGGCGGAGCTGCAGGAGCGTGGCGATCTCGATGTCAACGACTCGGCACACACCATCTTCCGGTCCGACGGCGATTTGACCCGGGCCAAGCAGAAGGAGGCGCAGTACTACACCAAGGATATGACCGTCCGGTTTGGTCGTGACTATCAGAAAATACTCGCCTCCCGCGGCGAATACATGGGCGTTGTGGGCACTCGACCCGACGAGGGTATCGTCGTTCTGCGGAAGTCCGACGGGTCTCTAATGGAATGGGAACCGAAAAAGTACAACCGGGTGGAGGTGTATCTCTCGGAAACGAGGAATCTCGCCGCGCGTGACGTCATCCGCTTCACCCGCGGCGACGAGCTCGTCAAGAATGGCCACGAGGCGACCGTCGTTTCTGTCAACGAGAACCAGGCGGTCCTGCGGCTCGCGGATGGCAAGGAAATTCCTTGGGATCTCGACGCGCAGCGTCATTGGGATCACGCGTACGCGGTGACGGTTCACGCAGGCCAAGGCGCGACCCGCGAGCAAGCCATGCTGCATATCCCTTCACACAAAATGGAGCGTGATCCGGAAGATGCTCGGCGCCAGTCAGACGTCGCGATGACGGTGCGTAGGATCTTCGGCGACCGGAGCTTCTATGTCGGGCTCACCCGGGCGGTCGAGGATCTCCAGATTTTCACGACCGACGCAATTCTCGCTCGAGCGGCCGTCTCACGCCACCAGGACAAGTCAAGCGCCATCGAGACGCTGCGTGAACATGAGCTGGCCGAGCAGGCGAATACCCAGCCGCAGCGCCAGCGACGTCAACAAGCTGCGCAACAGATGCAGATCGAGCCGGACTGA
- a CDS encoding cupin domain-containing protein: MEKLGLEPHPEGGYFRYAFGSDIYRKTASGAERKNYSGIYFMVTHDSPSHFHQMISDEIWYYHSGDPLMMHVIDETGAYRTVRLGPNVEHGEVLSVVMRGGWIFGASVDSGDYTLVSCAVVPGFDDADYRILTQSELLGKYPQYRDIILKMAYQNLPK; encoded by the coding sequence ATGGAGAAACTTGGTCTGGAGCCTCATCCGGAAGGAGGCTATTTTAGATACGCATTTGGTTCTGACATTTATCGAAAGACGGCGAGCGGCGCTGAAAGGAAAAATTATAGCGGAATCTATTTCATGGTGACCCATGATAGCCCGTCGCACTTCCATCAGATGATATCCGATGAAATATGGTACTACCACTCTGGCGACCCGCTCATGATGCACGTCATCGATGAAACGGGAGCATATCGGACGGTCCGTCTCGGCCCGAACGTGGAACATGGAGAGGTACTTTCTGTAGTTATGCGCGGAGGATGGATTTTCGGGGCGTCGGTCGATTCAGGTGATTACACGTTGGTCAGTTGCGCTGTTGTGCCGGGATTTGACGATGCTGATTATAGAATTCTTACTCAGTCCGAGTTGCTGGGAAAGTATCCGCAATATCGAGATATCATATTGAAGATGGCGTATCAGAATCTGCCCAAGTGA
- a CDS encoding VUT family protein encodes MNDTGISMKLPVGELLEADWIGKFSANDVALLATVNANDVNIQNITERVPHFPYGIIYLTALFSVMLVTTNLIGDSITTINLPFLHGYSVLFPTALVVFPLTYCFGACITETYGFVVSRHVIWGAFLVNIPVILIILSLEKAGWLGGSVLGVSHQMMRALGASAVGYFAGELSNSLVVSRLKIALRGRALILRFLAANAVGAVVDSVLFGTLLFYGVVPLTVLLKIVLAQITIKMLYEMAFSVLFSRIVLWIKSRDGVDHYDYKVNFIRS; translated from the coding sequence GTGAATGATACGGGTATTTCGATGAAGCTGCCCGTTGGTGAACTGTTAGAGGCGGATTGGATTGGCAAATTCTCTGCCAACGATGTCGCATTGCTCGCTACGGTAAATGCTAACGACGTCAATATCCAGAACATCACCGAGCGAGTGCCGCACTTCCCTTACGGGATTATTTATCTTACGGCACTTTTCAGCGTCATGTTGGTCACTACCAATTTAATTGGAGATAGTATCACCACCATCAACCTGCCGTTCCTGCATGGGTACAGCGTCCTCTTTCCGACCGCGCTAGTCGTTTTTCCGTTGACGTATTGCTTTGGGGCTTGCATAACGGAGACGTATGGATTTGTTGTAAGTCGCCATGTGATATGGGGTGCGTTTTTAGTGAACATCCCGGTTATTCTGATTATTCTGTCGCTCGAGAAGGCGGGATGGCTGGGCGGTAGCGTTCTCGGAGTGTCCCATCAAATGATGAGGGCGCTGGGCGCGTCGGCTGTCGGCTACTTCGCAGGCGAGTTATCTAATTCGCTGGTCGTATCTAGGCTGAAGATCGCACTAAGAGGCCGCGCCCTGATTCTTCGTTTTCTTGCGGCCAATGCAGTCGGAGCAGTCGTCGATAGCGTTCTATTTGGGACACTATTGTTTTACGGTGTTGTGCCGTTGACTGTGCTTCTCAAGATCGTGCTTGCACAAATCACGATAAAGATGTTGTACGAAATGGCGTTCTCTGTCTTGTTTTCCAGAATCGTTCTCTGGATAAAGTCGCGTGATGGTGTCGATCATTACGACTATAAGGTGAATTTCATTCGGAGCTAG
- a CDS encoding helix-turn-helix domain-containing protein: MKKKEELASLAATFVATIKHLQQEAGVNDSELSRAIDLDRGTLSRLLSGETIDPRLSTISAIARFFAVPMSSLFGEESRGFVPVYEQRSLRDARKVSAAPRHGQLWIRVSNANSSRFAIALAPKSRTEPLPHNAILVIGDYASLDSGDFAFVEVDEQTYTFVKLTDGEKLIGYDIESTSKRRPILINEQAIIGKVVEIIMGTSSE; the protein is encoded by the coding sequence GTGAAGAAAAAGGAAGAACTTGCAAGTCTAGCGGCCACGTTTGTGGCAACAATCAAACACTTGCAGCAGGAGGCCGGGGTTAACGACTCGGAACTGTCGCGCGCGATCGATCTTGACCGGGGGACGCTCAGCCGCCTGTTATCGGGTGAAACTATCGATCCGAGACTGAGCACGATTTCAGCAATTGCCCGGTTTTTCGCCGTTCCGATGTCGTCCCTCTTCGGCGAAGAGAGCAGGGGGTTCGTGCCTGTCTATGAGCAGCGGAGTCTGCGCGACGCGCGAAAAGTATCCGCGGCGCCGCGCCACGGTCAGCTGTGGATCAGGGTATCGAACGCAAATTCGAGTCGATTTGCGATTGCACTCGCCCCCAAGAGCCGCACCGAACCGCTTCCGCACAATGCCATCCTTGTCATAGGAGATTATGCTTCTCTTGATTCAGGCGATTTTGCATTTGTCGAAGTAGATGAACAAACTTACACCTTCGTCAAGTTGACGGATGGCGAAAAACTCATCGGTTACGACATAGAATCAACCTCAAAGCGCCGGCCCATATTGATAAATGAGCAAGCGATCATCGGAAAAGTTGTGGAAATTATAATGGGCACTAGCTCCGAATGA
- a CDS encoding lytic transglycosylase domain-containing protein: MRTFCVAVAATIALLASPPATADVCKGNIFNEAAALYHLDPDLLRAITWVESRGVPGAVGPRLPDGHRAWGAAQINDVHLPELVSYGVTQRDLLNPCVNLKLSAWVLANCIQAKGATWAAVGCYNTGPGSTNIAAQARYVRLVQRAYAGYRAQSALGKVAEGGAR, encoded by the coding sequence ATGCGCACCTTCTGCGTGGCAGTTGCTGCCACGATCGCCCTGCTCGCTTCTCCGCCAGCGACCGCGGACGTTTGCAAGGGCAATATCTTCAATGAGGCGGCAGCACTCTATCACCTCGATCCCGATCTCCTGCGGGCGATAACCTGGGTCGAATCCCGTGGCGTGCCCGGCGCCGTTGGGCCGCGCTTGCCGGACGGCCACAGGGCGTGGGGAGCCGCGCAAATCAACGATGTCCATCTTCCCGAACTCGTCAGCTACGGCGTCACCCAACGCGACCTCCTGAACCCGTGCGTGAACCTTAAGCTCAGCGCGTGGGTGCTCGCCAACTGCATCCAGGCCAAGGGCGCGACCTGGGCCGCCGTCGGTTGCTACAACACAGGGCCCGGTTCCACGAACATCGCCGCCCAGGCGCGCTATGTCCGGCTGGTGCAGCGCGCATATGCGGGCTATCGCGCCCAGTCGGCGCTCGGCAAGGTCGCCGAAGGAGGCGCGCGATGA
- the traL gene encoding type IV conjugative transfer system protein TraL — MSDDLSHYVPSRLDDPEKFLFFRKDVAAIGLTGTIGGVLLNHTLLGLVAGVAIAALWQKFSSGQHPGMSAHVMYWVLGQPAPKKFPPSDLRELNG, encoded by the coding sequence ATGTCGGATGATCTCAGTCACTACGTACCCAGTCGCCTTGACGACCCGGAGAAGTTTCTGTTCTTTCGCAAGGATGTAGCAGCGATCGGGCTCACTGGCACGATCGGCGGTGTGTTGCTTAACCACACCCTGCTTGGTCTAGTCGCGGGCGTTGCGATCGCGGCGCTTTGGCAGAAGTTCAGCTCGGGCCAGCATCCCGGTATGTCGGCTCACGTCATGTACTGGGTATTGGGTCAGCCAGCGCCGAAGAAGTTTCCGCCGTCCGATCTTCGCGAACTGAACGGGTGA
- a CDS encoding type IV conjugative transfer system protein TraE, producing MTPGKAAQSREQLQAENRFLKKVLLGNGTTSVVIALTCAWLVVTQRVIIMPPAVRGTYVVGARYANDQYLADQAAYVLSLSKSVTPTTVDNNVRILLSMVDDDRRAALKTAWEADALQIKHDGVTDVFEPMGVGEVDFRNKAVKVTGTLTTYISGKRTSSEQKTYEVYFGITVFGRLVLLDIREAARGKQGVEPLVTTETPAS from the coding sequence ATGACACCCGGTAAAGCCGCCCAATCACGCGAACAGCTGCAGGCCGAGAACCGCTTTCTGAAGAAAGTGCTGCTCGGAAACGGCACCACCAGTGTGGTCATCGCGCTCACCTGTGCATGGCTGGTCGTCACGCAGCGCGTCATCATCATGCCGCCAGCCGTTCGCGGCACCTACGTCGTCGGGGCTCGGTATGCAAACGACCAGTACCTCGCCGATCAGGCCGCGTACGTGCTCTCCCTTTCCAAAAGTGTCACGCCGACCACCGTCGACAACAACGTACGGATTCTCCTGTCCATGGTCGACGACGATCGACGCGCCGCGCTCAAGACGGCATGGGAGGCCGACGCACTCCAGATCAAGCACGACGGCGTGACGGACGTCTTCGAGCCGATGGGGGTAGGCGAGGTGGATTTCCGCAACAAAGCTGTGAAGGTCACCGGCACCTTGACCACCTACATCTCCGGCAAGCGCACGAGCTCGGAACAAAAGACCTACGAGGTCTATTTCGGAATCACCGTCTTCGGCCGCTTAGTCCTCCTCGACATCCGAGAAGCCGCGCGCGGCAAACAAGGCGTCGAGCCGCTGGTCACAACGGAGACTCCCGCATCATGA
- a CDS encoding type-F conjugative transfer system secretin TraK, whose protein sequence is MKFAFNRQSPKLCTAFRPRLVFAAMMFLTTTSAHAIQVVKGADRQTQQVSISAAEYNVLSMSGGRSFSKIVPALPGSISWTQDGGKLWLMPANPTALNESITVFVIDDAGTTYRLLLVPGPRPAEDIRIEPPAARSTQALHASAFQRRVKLMMLAMAGGRGAPQLSYTSLDTVVPLWKEAVLTLVRQYSDGDFIGETYTLSNTSHTDMAIDERELYAPGVLAIAIENANLPAGASTIVYVVRERGDHE, encoded by the coding sequence ATGAAATTTGCCTTCAATCGACAGTCGCCGAAATTGTGCACGGCATTCAGGCCGCGTCTCGTGTTTGCCGCCATGATGTTCCTGACTACCACTAGTGCGCATGCGATCCAGGTCGTCAAGGGAGCGGATCGGCAAACGCAGCAGGTCTCGATCTCCGCGGCGGAATACAACGTTCTGTCAATGTCCGGGGGGCGCAGCTTTTCGAAGATCGTGCCAGCTCTACCAGGCTCGATCTCGTGGACGCAAGACGGCGGAAAGCTCTGGCTCATGCCCGCGAATCCGACCGCGCTGAATGAGTCGATCACGGTGTTCGTGATCGATGACGCCGGCACGACCTACCGATTATTGCTCGTTCCCGGTCCGCGACCGGCCGAAGATATCCGTATCGAACCGCCTGCAGCGCGCTCGACCCAAGCGCTCCACGCGTCGGCTTTTCAACGACGGGTGAAACTCATGATGCTGGCGATGGCCGGTGGTCGGGGGGCACCGCAGCTGTCGTACACGTCGCTCGACACTGTCGTGCCGCTCTGGAAGGAGGCTGTATTGACGCTGGTCCGTCAGTACAGCGACGGCGATTTCATTGGCGAGACCTACACGCTCTCGAATACCTCGCACACCGACATGGCCATCGACGAGCGCGAACTCTACGCGCCGGGCGTGCTCGCCATCGCGATCGAAAACGCAAACCTGCCGGCCGGCGCCAGCACGATTGTCTATGTCGTTCGTGAGCGGGGCGACCATGAGTGA